In one window of Henckelia pumila isolate YLH828 chromosome 1, ASM3356847v2, whole genome shotgun sequence DNA:
- the LOC140877144 gene encoding auxin-responsive protein IAA12-like isoform X1: MSSEASSSYMDESELELGLGLSLAGSGGGGKFKTKSVEAPPGVLWDHHYARILTTGDFSSVASSSSSSSSVTKRTAEPYSPPGRSGVSSHVVGWPPIRTHRVNSLVNHTKSPATEEFNWTVDKCKSKKIFVDNAEFGSIRSCYFVKQTRPLKASFLVKVNMDGFPIGRKVDMSAHDCYETLAKTIDDMFSFNAGVDARRSKVEEQARGPARLLGGLSDFVLTYEDKEGDWMLVGDVPWEMFLRSLKRLRITRTANANGLAPKSHENSRRLLSTRL; the protein is encoded by the exons ATGTCATCGGAGGCATCCTCTTCGTACATGGATGAATCTGAGCTGGAGTTGGGCCTCGGTCTCAGTCTTGCGGGCTCCGGCGGCGGCGGAAAGTTCAAGACCAAGTCTGTAGAGGCACCGCCGGGAGTTCTGTGGGATCATCACTATGCAAGAATCTTGACTACTGGGGATTTCTCGTCTGTAGCttcatcatcatcttcctcTTCTTCTGTCACCAAAAGAACAGCAGAACCTTATTCACCTCCAGGACGCTCTGGGGTCAG CAGTCATGTTGTGGGATGGCCTCCAATAAGAACTCACAGAGTTAACAGTTTGGTAAATCATACAAAATCGCCAGCAACCGAAGAATTTAATTGGACTGTTGATAAATGTAAAAGCAAGAAAATTTTTGTTGATAATGCGGAGTTTGGAAGCATCAGGAGCTGCTATTTTGTGAAGCAAACTCGACCCTTAAAAGCTTCATTTTTGGTGAAGGTGAACATGGATGGGTTCCCTATCGGAAGAAAAGTAGACATGAGTGCCCATGACTGCTACGAGACTTTAGCTAAGACAATCGACGACATGTTTAGTTTCAATGCAGGAGTTGATGCAAGAA GATCAAAAGTGGAGGAGCAAGCAAGAGGACCTGCAAGATTGTTGGGTGGTTTGTCTGACTTTGTGCTCACATATGAAGATAAAGAAGGCGATTGGATGCTTGTTGGTGATGTCCCTTGGGA GATGTTTCTAAGGTCTCTGAAAAGACTTAGAATTACAAGGACAGCCAATGCTAATGGACTTG CTCCAAAGTCCCATGAAAATAGCAGGAGACTGCTATCAACACGACTATAA
- the LOC140877144 gene encoding auxin-responsive protein IAA12-like isoform X2 yields MSSEASSSYMDESELELGLGLSLAGSGGGGKFKTKSVEAPPGVLWDHHYARILTTGDFSSVASSSSSSSSVTKRTAEPYSPPGRSGVSHVVGWPPIRTHRVNSLVNHTKSPATEEFNWTVDKCKSKKIFVDNAEFGSIRSCYFVKQTRPLKASFLVKVNMDGFPIGRKVDMSAHDCYETLAKTIDDMFSFNAGVDARRSKVEEQARGPARLLGGLSDFVLTYEDKEGDWMLVGDVPWEMFLRSLKRLRITRTANANGLAPKSHENSRRLLSTRL; encoded by the exons ATGTCATCGGAGGCATCCTCTTCGTACATGGATGAATCTGAGCTGGAGTTGGGCCTCGGTCTCAGTCTTGCGGGCTCCGGCGGCGGCGGAAAGTTCAAGACCAAGTCTGTAGAGGCACCGCCGGGAGTTCTGTGGGATCATCACTATGCAAGAATCTTGACTACTGGGGATTTCTCGTCTGTAGCttcatcatcatcttcctcTTCTTCTGTCACCAAAAGAACAGCAGAACCTTATTCACCTCCAGGACGCTCTGGGGTCAG TCATGTTGTGGGATGGCCTCCAATAAGAACTCACAGAGTTAACAGTTTGGTAAATCATACAAAATCGCCAGCAACCGAAGAATTTAATTGGACTGTTGATAAATGTAAAAGCAAGAAAATTTTTGTTGATAATGCGGAGTTTGGAAGCATCAGGAGCTGCTATTTTGTGAAGCAAACTCGACCCTTAAAAGCTTCATTTTTGGTGAAGGTGAACATGGATGGGTTCCCTATCGGAAGAAAAGTAGACATGAGTGCCCATGACTGCTACGAGACTTTAGCTAAGACAATCGACGACATGTTTAGTTTCAATGCAGGAGTTGATGCAAGAA GATCAAAAGTGGAGGAGCAAGCAAGAGGACCTGCAAGATTGTTGGGTGGTTTGTCTGACTTTGTGCTCACATATGAAGATAAAGAAGGCGATTGGATGCTTGTTGGTGATGTCCCTTGGGA GATGTTTCTAAGGTCTCTGAAAAGACTTAGAATTACAAGGACAGCCAATGCTAATGGACTTG CTCCAAAGTCCCATGAAAATAGCAGGAGACTGCTATCAACACGACTATAA
- the LOC140877136 gene encoding uncharacterized protein produces MKLKNKFFFFLLPFCACFFVLCHTKVAEAIVSNDESSILLVLRASLVDPLDELKNWRLEENSTLGSSLHCSWTGVKCNSDGIVESLDLSRMNLSGKIPDDIQGLKSLQSLNLCCNGFQSPLPRSLSGLTQLQWMDLSQNLFVNQFPVGLGMATGLVALNASGNNFSGYLPEDLGNATFLETLDLRGNFFEGSIPKNYRNLRRLRFLGLSGNNLTGKLPAEIGELAALETAVLGYNVFEGGIPVEFGNLIKLVYLDLAIANLGGWIPAELGKLKQLSTVFLYKNKFEGEIPPEIGDMTSLQVLDLSDNMLSGEIPAQIADLANLQLLNLMSNRLSGSVPTAIAGLTQLEVLELWNNSLSGPLPSDLGQHSALQWLDVSSNGFTGPIPSNLCSKGNLTKLILFNNAFSDSIPSGLSTCESLVRVRMQSNNLSGTIPVGFGKLGKLQRLELADNTLTGQIPYDLSTSTSLLFIDLSRNHLQSSLTSLILSIPNLQTFMASGNDLVGEIPDQFQDCSLSVLDLSSNHFTGSIPASIASCEKLVTLNLRNNQLTGPIPKPIASMPSLAVLDLSNNSLTGGIPENFGNSPALEMLNVSYNKLEGPVPANGMLRTINPDDLKGNSGLCGGVLPPCPQNAADSSKNRAVHEKNVVGGWLIGISILLAVSLAGFASLYVYRKWRDGNCFEERFETSNGEWPWRLMAFQRLGFNSNDILACIKESNVIGLGATGTVYKAEIQRLNTTFAVKKLWRGVTDIELGVSGDLLGEVNLLGRLRHRNIVRLLGFLHNDSDAMIIFEFMQNGSLGDALHGKQTERILVDWVSRYNIALGVAQGIAYLHHDCHPPIIHRDVKSNNILLDANLEARIADFGLAKMMVKKNETVSMVAGSYGYIAPEYGYTLKVDEKSDIYSYGVVLMELLTGRRPLEPEFGESVDIVEWIRKKMRENKPLEEALDPSVGNTKHVQEEMLLVLRIAILCTAKLPKDRPSMRDVLTILEEAKPRRKGSSYTGGNAADDKDKPIFSVSPVNDIL; encoded by the exons atgaagttgaaaaacaagtttttcttctttttgctGCCTTTTTGCGCCTGTTTTTTCGTTCTTTGTCACACTAAGGTGGCGGAGGCGATTGTATCCAATGATGAATCTTCGATTCTGCTGGTGCTTAGAGCGAGTCTTGTTGATCCATTGGATGAGCTTAAGAACTGGAGATTGGAAGAAAATTCAACGTTGGGTAGTTCACTTCACTGCAGCTGGACTGGAGTGAAATGCAACTCCGATGGTATTGTTGAAAGTCTTGATCTTTCTCGCATGAATCTTAGTGGGAAAATTCCTGATGACATCCAGGGATTGAAGAGTTTGCAATCTCTTAACTTGTGCTGCAATGGGTTCCAGTCGCCATTGCCGAGATCTTTGTCTGGTCTCACTCAACTTCAGTGGATGGATCTGAGTCAGAATCTTTTTGTTAACCAATTCCCCGTTGGTCTTGGAATGGCGACTGGATTGGTGGCCCTCAATGCTTCTGGAAATAACTTTTCTGGTTATTTGCCTGAAGATCTTGGAAATGCAACTTTTCTTGAGACTCTTGACTTAAGAGGGAATTTCTTTGAAGGCTCCATTCCCAAAAATTACAGGAATCTGAGGAGATTAAGGTTTTTGGGGCTCTCTGGGAATAATTTGACAGGGAAGCTACCGGCGGAGATTGGCGAATTGGCGGCTTTGGAGACTGCTGTTCTTGGATATAATGTGTTTGAAGGTGGGATTCCAGTGGAATTTGGGAATCTTATTAAACTGGTGTATCTTGATCTGGCAATAGCCAATCTTGGAGGGTGGATACCTGCAGAACTGGGGAAACTGAAGCAGTTGAGTACTGTTTTTCTGTACAAGAACAAGTTTGAAGGCGAGATTCCACCAGAGATAGGGGACATGACTTCATTACAGGTTTTGGATCTTTCAGACAACATGCTATCTGGTGAAATTCCAGCACAAATAGCTGATCTTGCGAACTTGCAGCTTCTGAATCTGATGTCGAACCGGTTATCAGGTTCGGTACCTACTGCCATTGCAGGATTGACTCAATTGGAGGTTCTTGAGCTCTGGAACAACTCCCTATCAGGCCCCTTGCCAAGTGATCTAGGCCAACATTCGGCACTTCAATGGCTGGACGTTTCATCAAATGGCTTTACGGGTCCTATTCCTTCGAATTTGTGCAGTAAAGGAAATCTAACTAAGCTGATTCTATTCAACAATGCCTTTTCTGATTCAATCCCCTCTGGTTTATCTACGTGCGAATCATTAGTTCGAGTCAGGATGCAAAGTAACAATCTTTCCGGCACAATACCCGTCGGTTTTGGCAAGCTTGGCAAGCTTCAGAGGCTTGAGCTTGCAGATAACACTCTCACAGGCCAAATCCCATATGACCTTTCAACGTCAACTTCACTTTTGTTCATTGATTTATCAAGAAACCACCTTCAATCTTCTTTAACTTCTTTGATTCTCTCAATTCCTAATCTCCAAACATTCATGGCCTCGGGTAATGATTTGGTAGGAGAAATCCCAGATCAGTTCCAAGACTGTTCACTTTCTGTGCTCGATCTCTCCTCGAACCACTTCACTGGAAGCATTCCAGCCAGCATTGCTTCGTGCGAAAAATTGGTAACTCTGAACCTCCGAAACAATCAGTTAACTGGGCCTATTCCAAAGCCAATTGCAAGCATGCCTTCATTGGCCGTCTTGGATCTGTCAAACAACTCTCTGACTGGAGGGATACCCGAAAATTTCGGGAATTCTCCAGCCTTGGAAATGCTTAATGTTTCTTACAACAAGCTGGAGGGGCCTGTTCCCGCCAATGGGATGTTAAGAACAATCAACCCTGATGACCTTAAAGGAAATTCAGGTCTTTGTGGTGGCGTGCTTCCACCTTGCCCACAGAATGCAGCAGATTCATCGAAAAATCGAGCCGTGCATGAGAAAAACGTTGTTGGAGGATGGCTAATAGGAATTTCAATTCTTTTAGCCGTTTCCCTAGCAGGTTTCGCATCTCTCTATGTGTATCGAAAATGGCGGGATGGGAACTGCTTTGAAGAAAGATTCGAAACCAGCAATGGAGAATGGCCTTGGAGACTAATGGCATTCCAAAGACTTGGTTTCAACAGCAATGACATTCTAGCTTGCATCAAGGAATCAAATGTGATTGGATTAGGAGCAACGGGTACCGTTTATAAAGCTGAAATACAGCGATTAAACACCACTTTCGCTGTCAAGAAGCTGTGGAGGGGGGTAACAGATATTGAATTAGGAGTCAGTGGTGATCTTCTAGGAGAGGTAAATCTTTTAGGAAGATTAAGGCACAGAAATATCGTGAGGCTGTTGGGATTTCTACACAATGATTCTGATGCAATGATAATTTTCGAGTTTATGCAAAACGGTAGCCTTGGAGATGCTTTACATGGAAAACAAACAGAAAGAATACTGGTGGATTGGGTTTCAAGATATAATATAGCCCTTGGAGTAGCACAAGGTATCGCTTATCTCCACCACGACTGCCATCCACCCATTATACACCGAGACGTGAAGTCAAATAACATATTACTTGATGCCAATCTTGAGGCAAGAATTGCTGATTTTGGGTTGGCGAAAATGATGGTTAAAAAAAATGAGACAGTTTCAATGGTTGCAGGATCTTATGGGTACATAGCCCCTG AATATGGATACACGTTGAAAGTTGACGAAAAGAGCGATATTTACAGCTATGGTGTAGTTCTAATGGAACTTCTCACAGGAAGGAGACCGTTGGAGCCAGAATTTGGAGAATCTGTAGATATTGTCGAATGGATACGCAAAAAGATGCGTGAAAACAAGCCACTAGAAGAAGCTTTAGACCCCAGTGTAGGAAATACCAAACACGTTCAAGAAGAGATGCTTTTAGTTCTACGAATTGCTATACTCTGTACAGCTAAACTACCAAAGGATAGACCCTCGATGAGAGACGTTTTAACTATTCTTGAAGAAGCGAAGCCTCGGAGAAAAGGTAGCAGCTACACAGGAGGAAATGCTGCTGAtgacaaggacaagccaatattcAGTGTCTCACCTGTAAATGACATtctttga
- the LOC140878758 gene encoding ABC transporter C family member 5 — protein MGMNLFLVTETTASQASNGGLESFQGLPVLELASVCINLTLVLVLLSIVSARQVALCFGRIRLPKENLNGNSVANSQRGVLVGEENQCVVIGKTYKASLFCCFYVFLLHVLVLGFDGGGLIKKAAQGKGKSSNWTVIVLPAAQSLAWFVLSFSALYCKYKVIVKFPYLLRIWWVASSVICLCTAYADGRGILTEGLGHLNSHVLVNFAASPALCFLCYVSIRGVTGIQEFRNSDLREPLLLEEETGCLKVTPYSEAGLFSLLTLSWLNPLLSIGARKPLDLKDIPLLAPKDRSKTNYKLLNTNWEKLKAVSPLNQPSLAWAILKSFWKEAACNAIFAAVNTLVSYVGPYMISYFVDYLGGKETFPHEGYVLAGIFFGSKLLETLTTRQWYLGVDILGMHVRSALTAMVYRKGLRLSSSARQSHTSGEVVNYMAVDVQRVGDYSWYLHDLWMLPLQIILALAILYKNVGIASVATLIATIISIVATIPLARVQEDYQDGLMAAKDDRMRTTSECLRNMRILKLQAWEDRYRVKLEEMRNVEFKYLRKALYSQAFITFIFWSSPIFVSAVTFGTSILLGTQLTAGSVLSALATFRILQEPLRNFPDLVSMMAQTKVSLDRIAGFLNEEELQEDATITLPRGISDVSIEIKDGEFCWDSSSSVPTLSGVQIRVERGMRVAVCGVVGSGKSSLLSCILGEIPKVTGEVRICGSAAYVPQSAWIQSGNIEENILFGSPMDKAKYKSVIHACSLKKDLELFSHGDQTIIGDRGINLSGGQKQRVQLARALYQNADTYLLDDPFSAVDAHTGSELFKEYILTALSGKTVVFVTHQVEFLPAADLILVLKEGRIIQAGRYEELLQAGTDFSTLVSAHHEAIEAMDFANQAFEESEKHDPLDRSVLMSKKCDSVGSNIVDMAKDIQEGVSASDLKAIKEKKKAKRARKKQLVQEEERERGRVSMKVYLSYMAAAYKGLLIPLIIIAQTLFQVLQIASNWWMAWANPQTTGDKPKTSSMMLLGVYMALAFGSSWFIFVRAVLVATFGLAAAQKLFTKMLRTVFRAPMSFFDSTPSGRILNRVSVDQSVVDLDIPFRLGGFASTTIQLIGIVGVMTQVTWQILLLVVPMAIACLWMQKYYMASSRELVRIVSIQKSPVIHLFTESIAGAATIRGFGQEKRFMKRNLYLLDCFTRPFFCSLAAIEWLCLRMEMLSTFVFAFCMVLLVSFPHGSIDPSMAGLAVTYGLNLNARLSRWILSFCKLENKIVSIERIHQYCEIPSEAPSVIDDSRPGSSWPQTGTIELIDLKVRYKESLPVVLHGVSCVFPGGKKIGIVGRTGSGKSTLIQALFRLVEPASGRIIIDNIDIAKIGLHDLRSRLSIIPQDPTLFEGTIRGNLDPLEEHSDQEIWQALDKSQLGEIVRQKEHKLDTPVLENGDNWSVGQRQLVSLGRALLKQARILVLDEATASVDTATDNLIQKIIRTEFQDCTVCTIAHRIPTVIDSDLVLVLSDGKVAEFDTPARLIDDKSSMFLKLVSEYSSRSNGMLDF, from the exons ATGGGTATGAATCTTTTTCTCGTCACTGAAACAACTGCATCTCAAGCTTCAAACGGGGGCCTGGAGAGCTTTCAGGGCTTGCCCGTATTGGAATTGGCCTCAGTTTGCATCAACCTGACGCTGGTGCTCGTGTTGCTCTCCATTGTGTCTGCGAGGCAGGTTGCCTTGTGTTTCGGTAGGATTCGACTTCCAAAGGAGAATTTGAACGGCAATTCTGTTGCCAATAGTCAAAGAGGAGTTCTAGTCGGTGAGGAAAATCAGTGTGTGGTGATCGGTAAAACTTACAAAGCTTCACTCTTTTGTTGcttttatgtttttttgttgCATGTTTTGGTATTGGGGTTTGATGGTGGTGGTTTAATAAAGAAGGCTGCACAAGGGAAGGGTAAGAGTTCAAATTGGACTGTTATAGTTTTGCCTGCTGCTCAGAGCTTAGCTTGGTTTGTGCTGAGCTTTTCTGCTCTTTACTGCAAATACAAGGTGATTGTCAAATTCCCATATTTGTTGAGAATTTGGTGGGTTGCATCTTCTGTTATTTGTTTGTGTACTGCATATGCCGATGGTAGAGGGATTCTGACAGAAGGATTAGGCCACTTGAATTCTCATGTTTTGGTGAATTTTGCTGCCTCCCCGGCTCTTTGTTTTCTATGTTATGTTTCTATTAGAGGTGTCACTGGTATTCAAGAGTTTAGAAACTCTGATCTTAGAGAACCTTTGTTGCTTGAAGAAGAAACAGGGTGTCTTAAGGTTACTCCTTACAGTGAAGCTGGCCTTTTTAGTTTGCTGACACTTTCTTGGTTGAATCCACTCCTTTCGATTGGGGCAAGGAAACCACTTGACTTGAAAGATATTCCTTTGCTCGCACCAAAAGACCGGTCCAAGACCAACTATAAGCTATTGAATACAAATTGGGAGAAGTTGAAGGCTGTGAGTCCTCTGAATCAGCCTTCTTTAGCCTGGGCCATTCTCAAGTCCTTTTGGAAAGAGGCAGCATGTAATGCAATATTTGCTGCTGTGAACACTTTGGTCTCGTATGTAGGTCCATACATGATAAGCTACTTTGTTGATTACCTAGGAGGAAAGGAGACTTTCCCGCATGAAGGCTACGTTCTTGCTGGAATTTTTTTCGGCTCCAAGTTGTTAGAGACCCTAACAACCAGGCAATGGTATCTGGGGGTCGATATATTGGGTATGCATGTAAGATCGGCTCTAACGGCAATGGTGTATCGAAAAGGACTCAGACTTTCAAGCTCAGCTAGGCAAAGTCACACTAGTGGCGAGGTTGTTAACTACATGGCTGTTGATGTTCAAAGAGTAGGGGACTATTCTTGGTATCTGCATGATTTATGGATGCTTCCTCTCCAAATTATTCTTGCCCTGGCAATTTTGTATAAAAATGTGGGCATTGCATCCGTCGCCACTCTCATAGCCACCATCATATCGATTGTTGCTACTATCCCACTAGCGAGGGTTCAGGAAGATTACCAAGATGGATTAATGGCTGCAAAGGATGATAGGATGAGGACGACTTCTGAATGCCTCAGGAATATGAGGATTCTTAAACTGCAAGCTTGGGAGGATAGATACAGAGTGAAGCTAGAAGAAATGCGAAATGTCGAATTCAAGTATCTCCGAAAAGCTCTTTACTCACAGGCTTTCATCACGTTTATCTTTTGGAGCTCCCCTATATTTGTTTCAGCTGTCACTTTTGGCACTTCCATTTTGTTAGGGACTCAGCTTACAGCTGGAAGTGTTCTTTCTGCATTGGCTACTTTTCGAATCCTGCAAGAACCGCTTAGAAATTTTCCTGACCTGGTTTCAATGATGGCGCAGACCAAAGTCTCGCTTGATCGAATAGCAGGATTCTTGAACGAGGAAGAGCTGCAGGAAGATGCAACCATCACTTTACCGCGAGGCATTTCAGATGTCTCCATAGAAATAAAAGACGGAGAATTCTGCTGGGATTCATCTTCTTCAGTTCCAACATTATCAGGCGTACAAATCAGGGTGGAAAGGGGAATGCGTGTGGCTGTCTGTGGTGTCGTTGGGTCTGGGAAATCAAGCTTACTTTCTTGCATTCTTGGTGAGATTCCAAAAGTCACTGGCGAG GTAAGAATTTGTGGTTCCGCTGCTTATGTCCCTCAGTCTGCTTGGATACAATCGGGAAATATTGAGGAAAATATCCTTTTTGGAAGTCCCATGGATAAGGCTAAATACAAAAGTGTTATTCATGCTTGCTCTTTGAAGAAAGATTTGGAGCTATTTTCACATGGTGATCAGACCATTATTGGTGATAGAGGGATAAACCTTAGTGGCGGTCAGAAGCAACGGGTGCAACTTGCCAGGGCATTATATCAAAATGCAGACACATATTTACTTGATGATCCCTTCAGTGCAGTTGATGCACACACTGGCTCAGAATTGTTTAAG GAGTACATACTGACAGCACTATCTGGAAAAACTGTGGTTTTTGTAACTCATCAAGTCGAATTTTTGCCGGCCGCTGACTTGATTTTG GTTCTAAAGGAAGGCCGCATTATTCAAGCTGGAAGATACGAGGAGCTTTTGCAAGCAGGAACTGATTTCAGCACATTGGTCTCTGCTCATCATGAAGCTATTGAAGCCATGGATTTTGCAAATCAAGCTTTTGAAGAATCAGAAAAACACGATCCTCTTGATAGGTCTGTTCTCATGAGTAAGAAATGTGATTCCGTCGGTAGTAATATTGTTGACATGGCAAAGGACATACAAGAAGGTGTTTCAGCTTCAGACCTGAAAGCTATCAAAGAGAAAAAGAAGGCTAAACGTGCTAGGAAAAAACAGCTTGTGCAGGAAGAGGAGCGAGAGCGTGGAAGAGTGAGCATGAAAGTGTATTTATCGTATATGGCGGCAGCTTACAAGGGATTGTTGATTCCATTGATTATTATTGCGCAAACGTTATTTCAAGTCCTTCAAATAGCAAGCAATTGGTGGATGGCTTGGGCTAATCCACAAACCACTGGGGACAAGCCTAAAACCAGTAGTATGATGCTTCTTGGTGTTTATATGGCACTTGCTTTCGGAAGTTCCTGGTTTATATTTGTCAGGGCTGTTCTTGTTGCTACATTTGGTCTTGCAGCTGCCCAGAAGTTATTTACTAAGATGCTCAGAACAGTTTTTCGTGCACCAATGTCTTTCTTTGACTCTACTCCATCTGGCAGAATACTAAATCGC GTTTCAGTGGACCAAAGTGTTGTTGATCTCGATATTCCATTCAGACTTGGTGGCTTTGCTTCAACCACAATCCAACTTATTGGTATTGTTGGTGTGATGACACAAGTTACCTGGCAAATATTGCTCCTTGTTGTGCCAATGGCAATTGCTTGCTTGTGGATGCAG AAATACTACATGGCATCATCTAGAGAACTGGTGCGCATTGTTAGCATCCAGAAATCTCCAGTGATTCATCTTTTTACCGAGTCGATTGCTGGAGCAGCTACAATAAGAGGCTTTGGCCAAGAAAAGCGATTCATGAAGAGGAATCTTTATCTTCTTGATTGCTTTACTCGTCCGTTCTTCTGCAGTCTTGCAGCTATTGAATGGCTTTGCCTACGTATGGAAATGCTTTCGACATTTGTATTTGCTTTCTGCATGGTTTTACTTGTGAGTTTCCCACATGGAAGTATTGACCCAA GTATGGCCGGCCTTGCTGTGACTTATGGCCTTAATTTAAATGCACGTCTATCAAGATGGATACTTAGCTTTTGCAAGCTTGAAAACAAAATTGTATCTATAGAAAGGATTCATCAATACTGTGAAATACCCAGTGAGGCACCATCAGTTATTGATGATTCGCGTCCGGGGTCCTCTTGGCCACAGACTGGCACAATTGAATTGATTGATTTGAAG GTTCGTTACAAGGAGAGTCTTCCTGTTGTGCTTCATGGTGTCTCCTGTGTGTTTCCTGGTGGGAAGAAAATAGGAATTGTTGGGCGTACTGGAAGTGGTAAATCCACCTTGATACAGGCCCTTTTTCGACTGGTTGAACCAGCAAGTGGCCGTATAATCATAGACAACATTGATATCGCGAAAATCGGGCTTCATGACCTTCGTAGCCGGCTGAGTATCATACCCCAAGATCCGACATTATTTGAAGGAACTATCAGAGGCAACCTAGACCCACTCGAAGAACATTCCGATCAGGAAATTTGGCAG GCACTTGATAAGTCTCAGCTAGGAGAGATAGTTCGTCAAAAAGAACATAAACTCGATACACCAG TTCTAGAAAATGGAGATAATTGGAGCGTGGGCCAACGACAACTAGTATCTCTTGGTCGGGCGTTGCTTAAACAGGCAAGAATATTAGTTCTTGATGAAGCAACAGCCTCAGTCGACACAGCCACCGACAACCTTATCCAAAAGATAATAAGAACCGAATTCCAGGATTGCACTGTTTGTACGATTGCTCATCGCATCCCTACCGTTATTGACAGCGACCTTGTTCTTGTCCTCAGTGACG GTAAAGTTGCGGAGTTCGACACTCCAGCACGACTTATAGACGACAAGTCCTCCATGTTTCTTAAGCTAGTATCAGAATACTCATCACGATCAAATGGCATGCTCGACTTTTGA